A portion of the Streptomyces sp. YPW6 genome contains these proteins:
- the rpmI gene encoding 50S ribosomal protein L35, with amino-acid sequence MPKNKTHSGASKRFKITGSGKVLRERAGKRHLLEHKSSKKTRSLTGTVVVAPADAKKIKKLLGK; translated from the coding sequence ATGCCGAAGAACAAGACGCACAGCGGTGCCAGCAAGCGCTTCAAGATCACCGGCTCCGGCAAGGTGCTCCGCGAGAGGGCCGGCAAGCGCCACCTGCTCGAGCACAAGTCGTCCAAGAAGACCCGCTCGCTGACCGGCACGGTCGTCGTGGCTCCGGCCGACGCCAAGAAGATCAAGAAGCTTCTCGGCAAGTGA
- the infC gene encoding translation initiation factor IF-3 — protein MSAEPRINDRIRVPEVRLVGPSGEQVGIVPLAKALELAQEYDLDLVEVAATARPPVCKLMDYGKFKYESAMKAREARKNQAHTVIKEMKLRPKIDPHDYDTKKGHVVRFLKQGDKVKITIMFRGREQSRPELGFRLLQRLAADVEDLGFIESNPKQDGRNMIMVLGPHKKKTEAMAEAREAQAARKAGRQSSSDASESAEAPADTPSEA, from the coding sequence ATCAGCGCCGAGCCCCGCATCAACGACCGGATTCGTGTTCCCGAGGTCCGACTTGTCGGTCCCAGCGGCGAGCAGGTCGGGATTGTTCCGCTTGCCAAGGCCCTGGAACTGGCACAGGAGTACGACCTCGACCTGGTCGAGGTGGCGGCGACAGCCCGTCCGCCCGTGTGCAAGCTCATGGACTACGGCAAGTTCAAGTACGAGTCGGCCATGAAGGCCCGTGAGGCGCGCAAGAACCAGGCGCACACGGTCATCAAGGAGATGAAGCTCCGGCCGAAGATCGACCCGCACGACTACGACACCAAGAAGGGTCACGTCGTCCGGTTCCTCAAGCAGGGTGACAAGGTCAAGATCACGATCATGTTCCGTGGTCGTGAGCAGTCCCGCCCCGAACTGGGCTTCCGACTCCTTCAGCGTCTCGCTGCGGACGTCGAGGACCTGGGCTTCATCGAGTCCAACCCGAAGCAGGACGGCCGGAACATGATCATGGTTCTGGGCCCGCACAAGAAGAAGACCGAAGCCATGGCCGAGGCCCGTGAGGCCCAGGCCGCCCGCAAGGCGGGGCGTCAGAGTTCCTCCGACGCCTCCGAGAGCGCCGAGGCTCCGGCCGACACACCTTCCGAGGCGTGA
- a CDS encoding MIP family channel protein, whose amino-acid sequence MQKRIVASEFLGTLLLVFFAVGSAVVAVEYLGTVGIALTFGFTLLALAYALGPISGCHVNPAVTLGMYMAGRIDIRSAAERWVAQFLGAIVGSALLFLLAKQIPGLETSGEFGTNGYGDRSAVGINIGGAFLAEVVLTFLLVYVVLAVTHKVAVTGFDGLPIGLALAAIHLVGIPLTGTSVNPARSFGPALFAGGAALSQLWLFIVAPLVGGAIAAYAHRLTHPFPNVLPEETEDAI is encoded by the coding sequence ATGCAGAAGCGGATCGTGGCGTCAGAGTTTCTCGGCACCCTGTTGCTGGTGTTCTTCGCCGTGGGGTCCGCGGTGGTCGCCGTCGAATACCTCGGCACGGTGGGCATCGCCCTCACCTTCGGCTTCACCCTCCTCGCGCTGGCCTACGCGCTCGGCCCGATCTCCGGCTGCCACGTCAATCCGGCGGTGACGCTGGGCATGTATATGGCCGGCCGCATCGACATCCGCTCGGCCGCGGAGCGCTGGGTGGCGCAGTTCCTCGGCGCGATCGTCGGATCGGCCCTGCTGTTCCTGCTGGCGAAGCAGATCCCCGGTCTGGAGACCAGCGGCGAGTTCGGTACGAACGGCTACGGCGACCGGTCGGCCGTCGGCATCAACATCGGCGGCGCCTTCCTCGCCGAGGTCGTCCTGACGTTCCTGCTCGTCTACGTGGTCCTGGCGGTGACCCACAAGGTCGCGGTCACCGGCTTCGACGGGCTGCCCATCGGCCTCGCGCTCGCGGCGATCCACCTGGTCGGCATCCCGCTCACCGGCACCTCGGTCAACCCCGCGCGCAGCTTCGGCCCGGCGCTCTTCGCGGGCGGCGCCGCCCTCTCCCAGCTCTGGCTGTTCATCGTCGCGCCGCTGGTCGGCGGAGCGATCGCGGCCTACGCCCACCGGCTCACCCATCCCTTCCCCAACGTCCTGCCCGAGGAGACCGAGGACGCCATCTGA
- the pheT gene encoding phenylalanine--tRNA ligase subunit beta, translating to MRVPLSWLREYVDLPETETGRDVQAKLVSVGLEVETVEQIGAGLKGPLVVGQVLTIEELEGFKKPIRFCTVDVGTANGTGEPQEIVCGARNFSVGDKVVVVLPGAVLPGDFAIAARKTYGKTSHGMICSTDELGMGDDGTHGIIVLPPEHEAGTDAIELLQLVDEVLDIAVTPDRGYCLSLRGVARETATAYGLPLRDPALLDVPAPNAYGYPVQISDPIGCDRFTARTVTGLQPEARSPIWMQRRLQKAGMRPISLAVDVTNYVMLELGQPLHAYDRNRVDGPIGVRRATQGEKLTTLDGTVRVLDAEDLVITDNRGPIGLAGVMGGANTEIADADGEHALTTEVVIEAAHFDAISIARTARRHKLSSEASKRFERGVDPEAAAAAAQRTVDLLVLLAGGTAEAGVTEITSPHAPRTIAMPANHPDQVAGVAYGRETVVRRLQQVGCDVYGQDELIVTVPSWRPDLNEPNDLAEEVIRLEGYENLPSTLPMPPSGRGLTDRQRLHRRIGRVLAGAGYVEALSYPFIGDAVLDQLGLEADDARRRTVKLVNPLSDEEPALRTTLLPGLLGALRRNDGRGSHDLALFETGLVFLPQALSSVRAGEAPATGQETQAVRLPVDRRPTDEEIAGLDAALPRQPRRAAVVLAGAREQAGWWGKGTPATWADAVEAARLIAAEAGVEVIVRADQHAPWHPGRCAALYVNVNGEETLFGHAGELHPRVIKALHLPERTCAAEVELDVLEKAVDGALQAPRISTFPVATQDVALVVAGDVPAADVEAALREGAGELLESLRLFDVFTGEQIGGGNKSLAYALRFRAADRTLTVEEASAARDSAVALAAERTGAVLRGA from the coding sequence ATGCGCGTCCCGCTTTCCTGGCTGCGGGAGTACGTCGACCTGCCGGAGACGGAGACCGGCCGTGACGTACAGGCCAAGCTCGTCTCCGTCGGCCTGGAGGTCGAGACCGTCGAGCAGATCGGCGCGGGCCTCAAGGGCCCCCTGGTCGTCGGACAGGTCCTGACCATCGAGGAGCTGGAGGGGTTCAAGAAGCCCATCCGCTTCTGCACCGTCGACGTCGGCACCGCCAACGGCACCGGCGAGCCGCAGGAGATCGTCTGCGGCGCCCGTAACTTCTCCGTCGGCGACAAGGTCGTCGTGGTCCTCCCGGGCGCGGTCCTGCCCGGCGACTTCGCGATCGCCGCCCGCAAGACGTACGGCAAGACCTCGCACGGCATGATCTGCTCCACCGACGAGCTCGGCATGGGCGACGACGGCACACACGGCATCATCGTGCTGCCGCCGGAGCACGAGGCCGGCACCGACGCGATCGAGCTGCTCCAGCTCGTCGACGAGGTCCTCGACATCGCCGTCACCCCGGACCGGGGCTACTGCCTGTCCCTGCGCGGGGTCGCCCGCGAGACCGCGACGGCCTACGGGCTGCCGCTGCGCGACCCGGCGCTGCTGGACGTGCCCGCGCCGAACGCGTACGGCTACCCGGTCCAGATCAGCGACCCGATCGGCTGCGACCGCTTCACCGCGCGCACCGTCACCGGCCTCCAGCCCGAGGCCCGCTCCCCGATCTGGATGCAGCGCCGCCTCCAGAAGGCCGGGATGCGCCCGATCTCGCTGGCCGTCGACGTCACCAACTACGTGATGCTGGAGCTCGGCCAGCCGCTGCACGCCTACGACCGCAACCGGGTCGACGGGCCGATCGGCGTGCGCCGCGCCACCCAGGGCGAGAAGCTCACCACGCTGGACGGCACCGTCCGCGTGCTGGACGCCGAGGACCTGGTCATCACCGACAACCGCGGCCCCATCGGGCTCGCGGGCGTCATGGGCGGCGCCAACACCGAGATTGCCGACGCGGACGGCGAGCACGCCCTCACCACCGAGGTCGTCATCGAGGCCGCGCACTTCGACGCGATCTCGATCGCCCGCACCGCGCGCCGCCACAAGCTGTCCTCCGAGGCGTCCAAGCGCTTCGAGCGCGGCGTCGACCCGGAGGCCGCCGCAGCAGCGGCGCAGCGCACGGTGGACCTGCTGGTCCTCCTCGCGGGCGGCACCGCCGAGGCCGGGGTCACCGAGATCACCTCGCCGCACGCGCCGCGCACCATCGCGATGCCGGCGAACCACCCGGACCAGGTGGCCGGTGTGGCGTACGGCCGTGAGACCGTCGTCCGCCGCCTCCAGCAGGTCGGCTGCGACGTCTACGGGCAGGACGAGCTGATCGTCACCGTCCCGTCCTGGCGGCCCGACCTGAACGAGCCGAACGACCTCGCCGAAGAGGTCATCCGGCTGGAGGGCTACGAGAACCTGCCCTCCACGCTGCCCATGCCCCCCTCCGGGCGGGGTCTCACCGACCGGCAGCGGCTGCACCGCCGCATCGGCCGGGTGCTGGCCGGAGCCGGTTACGTCGAGGCGCTCAGCTACCCGTTCATCGGCGACGCGGTCCTCGACCAGCTCGGCCTGGAGGCGGACGACGCCCGCCGCCGCACGGTCAAGCTGGTCAACCCGCTCTCCGACGAGGAGCCGGCGCTGCGCACCACGCTGCTGCCGGGCCTCCTCGGCGCACTGCGCCGCAACGACGGCCGTGGCAGCCACGACCTGGCGCTCTTCGAGACGGGCCTGGTCTTCCTTCCCCAAGCTCTCAGCTCCGTTCGAGCAGGGGAGGCCCCAGCCACGGGTCAGGAGACGCAGGCGGTCCGGCTGCCCGTCGACCGCCGCCCCACCGACGAGGAGATCGCCGGACTGGACGCGGCCCTGCCGCGTCAGCCGCGCCGCGCCGCCGTCGTCCTCGCGGGCGCCCGCGAGCAGGCCGGCTGGTGGGGCAAGGGCACCCCGGCGACCTGGGCGGACGCCGTCGAGGCGGCCCGCCTGATCGCCGCGGAGGCCGGTGTCGAGGTCATCGTCCGCGCCGACCAGCACGCCCCGTGGCACCCGGGCCGCTGCGCCGCGCTGTACGTCAACGTGAACGGCGAGGAGACCCTCTTCGGACACGCGGGCGAACTGCACCCGCGGGTGATCAAGGCGCTCCACCTGCCCGAGCGGACCTGCGCCGCCGAGGTGGAGCTGGACGTCCTGGAGAAGGCCGTCGACGGCGCGCTCCAGGCGCCCCGGATCTCCACCTTCCCGGTGGCGACCCAGGACGTCGCGCTCGTCGTCGCCGGGGATGTCCCGGCCGCCGACGTGGAGGCGGCACTGCGCGAGGGCGCCGGTGAGCTGCTCGAATCGCTGCGCCTGTTCGACGTCTTCACCGGCGAGCAGATCGGCGGGGGCAACAAGTCCCTGGCGTACGCGCTGCGCTTCCGCGCCGCCGACCGCACGCTGACCGTCGAGGAGGCCTCGGCCGCCCGCGACAGCGCGGTGGCCCTGGCCGCCGAGCGTACGGGCGCGGTGCTGCGCGGGGCGTGA
- the pheS gene encoding phenylalanine--tRNA ligase subunit alpha — protein sequence MSAPNKSYDPVEVEALKPEEIERLRDEAFAAFAAAGDLDALAQAKTAHTGGTSPLSLANREIGALPPQAKAEAGKRVGRARGAVSKALAARQAELEAERDARVLVEEAVDVTLPYDRTPAGARHPLTTIMERVADVFVAMGYEIAEGPEVEAEWFNFDALNFVPDHPARQMQDTFFVQGTTPDGKATEGDESGVVLRTHTSPVQARSLLERKPPVYVVCPGRVYRTDELDATHTPVFHQIELLAVDEGLTMADLKGTLDHMVQALFGPDMKTRLRPNFFPFTEPSAEMDMVCYVCRGESVGNPDRPCRTCGSEGWIELGGCGMVNPRVLTACGVDPQKYSGFAFGFGIERMLMFRHNVEDMRDMVEGDVRFTRPFGMEI from the coding sequence ATGTCGGCACCGAACAAGTCGTACGACCCAGTCGAGGTCGAGGCACTGAAACCGGAAGAGATCGAGCGCCTGCGGGACGAGGCGTTCGCCGCCTTCGCCGCCGCCGGTGACCTCGACGCGCTCGCCCAGGCGAAGACCGCGCACACCGGAGGTACCTCGCCGCTGTCCCTCGCCAACCGCGAGATCGGCGCCCTGCCCCCGCAGGCCAAGGCCGAGGCGGGCAAGCGCGTGGGCCGGGCCCGCGGCGCCGTCTCCAAGGCACTGGCCGCCCGCCAGGCCGAGCTGGAGGCCGAGCGCGACGCCCGGGTGCTCGTCGAGGAGGCCGTGGACGTCACGCTGCCCTACGACCGCACCCCGGCCGGCGCCCGCCACCCGCTGACGACGATCATGGAGCGCGTCGCGGACGTCTTCGTGGCCATGGGCTACGAGATCGCCGAGGGCCCCGAGGTCGAGGCGGAGTGGTTCAACTTCGACGCCCTGAACTTCGTGCCCGACCACCCGGCGCGCCAGATGCAGGACACCTTCTTCGTCCAGGGCACCACGCCCGACGGCAAGGCCACCGAGGGTGACGAGTCCGGCGTCGTGCTGCGAACGCACACCTCCCCGGTCCAGGCCCGCTCGCTCCTGGAGCGCAAGCCCCCCGTCTACGTGGTCTGCCCCGGCCGGGTCTACCGCACCGACGAGCTGGACGCCACGCACACCCCGGTCTTCCACCAGATCGAGCTGCTCGCCGTCGACGAGGGCCTGACCATGGCCGACCTCAAGGGCACCCTCGACCACATGGTCCAGGCGCTCTTCGGGCCGGACATGAAGACCCGGCTGCGGCCGAACTTCTTCCCGTTCACCGAGCCGTCCGCCGAGATGGACATGGTCTGCTACGTCTGCCGCGGCGAGTCCGTCGGCAACCCCGACCGCCCCTGCCGCACCTGCGGCAGCGAGGGCTGGATCGAGCTGGGCGGCTGCGGCATGGTCAACCCCAGGGTGCTCACCGCCTGCGGTGTGGACCCCCAGAAGTACAGCGGATTCGCCTTCGGGTTCGGCATCGAACGGATGCTGATGTTCCGCCACAACGTCGAAGACATGCGAGACATGGTCGAGGGTGACGTCCGGTTCACCCGGCCGTTCGGGATGGAGATCTGA
- the rplT gene encoding 50S ribosomal protein L20 has translation MARVKRAVNAHKKRRAILEQASGYRGQRSRLYRKAKEQVTHSLVYNYNDRKKRKGDFRQLWIQRINAAARQNGMTYNRLIQGLKAANIEVDRKILAELAVNDANAFAALVEVAQKALPSDVNAPKAA, from the coding sequence GTGGCACGCGTCAAGCGGGCAGTCAACGCCCACAAGAAGCGCCGGGCGATTCTCGAGCAGGCCAGCGGTTACCGCGGTCAGCGTTCGCGCCTGTACCGCAAGGCCAAGGAGCAGGTCACCCACTCCCTGGTCTACAACTACAACGACCGCAAGAAGCGCAAGGGCGACTTCCGTCAGCTGTGGATCCAGCGCATCAACGCCGCTGCCCGCCAGAACGGCATGACGTACAACCGCCTCATCCAGGGTCTGAAGGCCGCCAACATCGAGGTGGACCGCAAGATCCTGGCCGAGCTCGCGGTCAACGACGCCAACGCGTTCGCCGCCCTCGTCGAGGTCGCCCAGAAGGCCCTCCCGAGCGACGTCAACGCCCCGAAGGCCGCCTGA
- a CDS encoding ATP-binding protein, protein MAVGMSSPRPARTTAVRTAAEAPAGPGAGPDGLVGGLDPDDLPDGLVVADERGHVVCFNTAAARITATSRADAIGRPLDAVLPLEDLKGKRWWPLTDPYGGLATRNGQPERNLLLPGGREVLVSARYVREHPTGSVRRVVVCLRGTEARRRTERSHAELIATVAHELRSPLTSVKGFTATLLAKWERFTDDQKRLMLETVDADAGRVTRLIAELLDISRIDSGRLELRRQPVDISAAVARHIQALITGGQAAERFLVRTRGPLPDLWADPDKVDQVLGNLLENAVRHGEGTVTIEIAPAPAPGADDETGTAVTVSDEGPGIPEESMSRVFTRFWRGSKRGGTGLGLYIVKGIVEAHGGTITVDRGPGGGAEFRFILPVSMPAYLA, encoded by the coding sequence ATGGCTGTCGGCATGAGCTCGCCGCGACCGGCGCGCACCACCGCCGTGCGCACCGCGGCCGAGGCGCCGGCCGGTCCTGGGGCCGGTCCGGACGGCCTCGTCGGCGGCCTCGACCCGGACGACCTTCCCGACGGTCTCGTCGTCGCCGACGAGCGCGGACACGTCGTCTGCTTCAACACCGCCGCCGCCCGGATCACCGCCACCTCCCGCGCCGACGCGATCGGCCGTCCACTGGACGCCGTCCTTCCGCTGGAGGACCTCAAGGGGAAGCGCTGGTGGCCGCTGACCGATCCGTACGGCGGTCTCGCCACCCGCAACGGCCAGCCGGAGCGCAATCTGCTGCTGCCCGGCGGCCGTGAGGTGCTGGTCTCCGCCCGCTACGTCCGCGAGCACCCGACCGGTTCGGTCCGCCGGGTCGTGGTCTGCCTGCGGGGGACCGAGGCCCGTCGGCGTACCGAACGCAGCCACGCCGAGCTGATCGCCACCGTCGCCCACGAGCTGCGCTCCCCGCTGACCTCCGTCAAAGGGTTCACCGCCACGCTGCTCGCCAAGTGGGAGCGGTTCACAGACGACCAGAAGCGGCTCATGCTGGAGACCGTCGACGCCGACGCCGGCCGGGTCACCCGGCTCATCGCCGAACTGCTAGACATCTCCCGCATCGACTCCGGACGCCTGGAGCTGCGCCGCCAGCCCGTCGACATCTCCGCCGCCGTGGCCCGGCACATCCAGGCGCTCATCACCGGCGGACAGGCCGCCGAGCGCTTCCTCGTCCGCACCCGCGGACCGCTGCCCGACCTGTGGGCCGACCCGGACAAGGTCGACCAGGTCCTCGGCAACCTCCTGGAAAACGCGGTGCGCCACGGCGAGGGAACCGTCACCATTGAGATCGCCCCGGCACCCGCGCCGGGCGCCGACGACGAGACGGGAACGGCTGTCACCGTGAGCGACGAAGGCCCCGGCATCCCCGAGGAGTCGATGAGCCGCGTCTTCACCCGTTTCTGGCGGGGCAGCAAGCGCGGCGGCACGGGCCTGGGCCTCTACATCGTCAAGGGCATCGTCGAGGCCCACGGCGGCACCATCACCGTCGACCGGGGGCCCGGCGGCGGAGCCGAGTTCCGATTTATTCTGCCCGTGAGCATGCCCGCCTACCTGGCGTGA
- a CDS encoding DUF1844 domain-containing protein, producing MSDATPSTENPGFDDMARDIAEVPAVEVIVTVAVNLMSAAAVKLGLTEEGEQHMDLDEARKLVQALAGLLDASATEISTFHASPLRDGLKSLQLAFREASLVPDEPGHGPGEKYTGPVYG from the coding sequence ATGAGCGACGCGACCCCCAGCACTGAGAACCCCGGCTTCGACGACATGGCCCGCGACATCGCGGAGGTCCCCGCGGTCGAGGTGATCGTGACGGTCGCCGTCAACCTGATGAGCGCGGCCGCCGTGAAGCTCGGCCTCACCGAGGAGGGCGAGCAGCACATGGACCTCGACGAGGCCCGCAAGCTGGTCCAGGCGCTGGCCGGGCTGCTGGACGCGAGCGCCACGGAGATCAGCACCTTCCACGCCTCGCCGCTGCGCGACGGCCTGAAGTCGCTCCAGCTGGCCTTCCGCGAGGCCTCGCTGGTGCCGGACGAGCCCGGCCACGGCCCGGGCGAGAAGTACACCGGTCCCGTCTACGGCTAG
- a CDS encoding RNA methyltransferase, whose protein sequence is MGTPELISPRSPRVAAARRLARRNFRGKERRFIAEGPQAVREAAAHRGGDGEPTLIELFATPEAADRYADIVEAAHTAGARVHLADADVLADVSQTVTPQGLIGVCRFLDSPFQEILDARPTLVAVLANVRDPGNAGTVLRCADAAGADAVILTDASVDLYNPKSVRASVGSLFHLPVAVGVPVDQAVQGLRDTGVRILAADGAGTDDLDDELDAGTMGGPTAWVFGNEAWGLPEETRALADAVVRVPIHGKAESLNLATAAAVCLYASARAQRPRRAPGA, encoded by the coding sequence ATGGGCACCCCCGAACTGATCTCCCCGCGCTCCCCGCGCGTCGCCGCCGCCCGCCGGCTGGCCCGCCGCAACTTCCGGGGCAAGGAGCGCAGGTTCATCGCCGAGGGGCCCCAGGCCGTGCGCGAGGCCGCCGCCCACCGGGGCGGCGACGGTGAGCCGACCCTCATCGAACTCTTCGCCACCCCCGAGGCCGCCGACCGGTACGCCGACATCGTCGAGGCCGCCCACACGGCGGGCGCCCGGGTCCACCTCGCCGACGCCGACGTCCTCGCCGACGTCTCCCAGACCGTCACCCCGCAGGGCCTCATCGGCGTCTGCCGCTTCCTGGACTCCCCCTTCCAGGAGATCCTGGACGCCCGGCCCACCCTGGTGGCCGTTCTGGCCAACGTCCGCGACCCCGGGAACGCCGGTACGGTCCTGCGCTGCGCGGACGCCGCGGGCGCGGACGCGGTGATCCTCACCGACGCCTCCGTGGACCTCTACAACCCCAAGTCCGTACGGGCCTCGGTCGGTTCGCTCTTCCACCTCCCCGTCGCCGTCGGCGTCCCCGTCGACCAGGCCGTCCAGGGCCTGCGCGACACCGGGGTGCGGATCCTCGCCGCCGACGGGGCCGGGACCGACGATCTGGACGACGAGCTGGACGCGGGCACCATGGGCGGCCCCACCGCCTGGGTCTTCGGCAACGAAGCCTGGGGGCTTCCCGAGGAGACCCGGGCGCTCGCCGACGCCGTCGTCCGCGTCCCCATCCACGGCAAGGCGGAGAGCCTCAACCTCGCCACCGCGGCCGCCGTCTGCCTCTACGCCTCCGCCCGCGCGCAGCGTCCGCGGCGCGCCCCCGGCGCGTAG